GGATTGCTTGAAGGAGAAATTTCAAATTCAATTTTGCCGATCTGTTCAGTTGGGATATGCACTTGGCTACTTTTGCAACCAAAACCTGGGACAATTTCAGATATTGCAGCCTCTATTTTTGGATTATTCTACTTAGGTTTTTTACCTAGTTATTGGATTAAGCTAAGGGGATTAGATTCAGTGATAATAAGTTCAAATCAGGGTTTTATGTCGTTTGAGAACTTATCAAATACTGCAGGCCTTCATTTAACTTTAACTTCTTGTTTTTTAATTGTTGCTAGTGATATTGGCTCTTATTTCATTGGGAAGTCATTTGGCAAAACATCTCTATCTCCAATATCTCCTAGCAAAACTATAGAAGGTTTAATTGGAGGAATATCCTGTTCAACTTTACTAGCAATATTTTTCGCATTTTTAATGAATTGGGAAAATCCATTATTTGTTGGAATAATATATGGAATTTCAGTTTCTCTCATGGCATTAGTTGGAGATTTAATCGAATCTATGATGAAGAGAGATGCAAAAATAAAAGATTCCGGAACTTTTTTACCGGGACATGGAGGAATTCTTGACCGAATTGACAGTTACATCTTTACTCCATCAGTTTTGTATTATATTTTTATAATTCTCAAGTATCTAAATTAATTAAAAATCTT
This is a stretch of genomic DNA from Prochlorococcus marinus XMU1412. It encodes these proteins:
- a CDS encoding phosphatidate cytidylyltransferase; translation: MRLRSGLLIGIFGLIVVLLGGWFFTLATALLTYLALLEFFRMAEFKGIRPATKTTLFSSFIIIVSTYLETIGLLEGEISNSILPICSVGICTWLLLQPKPGTISDIAASIFGLFYLGFLPSYWIKLRGLDSVIISSNQGFMSFENLSNTAGLHLTLTSCFLIVASDIGSYFIGKSFGKTSLSPISPSKTIEGLIGGISCSTLLAIFFAFLMNWENPLFVGIIYGISVSLMALVGDLIESMMKRDAKIKDSGTFLPGHGGILDRIDSYIFTPSVLYYIFIILKYLN